The Candidatus Koribacter versatilis Ellin345 genome has a segment encoding these proteins:
- a CDS encoding ABC transporter permease, whose product MMTGLLQDLRYAWRQLRKSPGFTAVAVLTLALGIGANAVVLAAVQSVLIAPLPYRDADRIIALNTQFTNEGRSINRVTGADLMDIEAQSKSFEQVAYYFGGEMGVQLPDHAAFTGVQGATANFANVFGVTPVAGRLFNDSEATHSALINANFARDNFGSVEAAVGKSLSVEGTTYDIVGVLPGEFSFPKGTQVWMGVSDTPEAEWSHRTSYNFRSVAKVKAGVSMTAAQSELNTIGDRLRIAYPADNKNKAFLAVSLQEQLVGKVRPMFLLLVGAVALILLIACVNVAHLQLARATTRTKEVALRSALGASRTRVVRQVFLESLVLAFLGAGVGLLIAVPLLRSFLRLAPTDIPRLNEVHISAPAIALIAVVSVIATLLSGVAPAWQSLRLNVNESLKQDTSRGMVGRGVSKLRNVLVVAEIALTFVLAAGAGLLVRTMIKLNATDPGYRSDHLLVMYVHAPAKGLLENLQRTQQMETLFDQLRAVPGVTAVAGVMGLPAGQYGSNGGYQISGQTLPASLDDLPQANWALSSPQYFSTMGIPLLRGRDFQKSDTHDSEPVAIISDAMAKQSFGNSDPIGRQLRCGLDEESGKWMTIVGVVGDVRQDSPASTPRATLYLPLKQHPFRANELQVVMHTELPPLTLMETARKMVQGMDPRIATKFTTMDSMLAESTATPRFRSWLVGGFASLGLILAMLGIYGVMAYTVAQRTFEVGVRMTFGAQPGDILGMVLGRAMRLTVIGVVVGLVLAAASSRLIASMLFGVPAEDPVSFGVACGLLALVALAAAYFPARRAASVNPLTAIRYE is encoded by the coding sequence ATGATGACCGGCTTACTTCAAGATCTGCGATATGCATGGCGCCAACTGCGCAAGAGCCCCGGCTTTACCGCCGTCGCTGTGCTCACGCTGGCGCTCGGCATCGGCGCGAATGCCGTGGTACTGGCGGCCGTGCAGTCGGTGCTGATCGCACCGCTGCCGTATCGCGACGCCGACCGCATCATCGCGCTGAATACGCAGTTCACCAACGAAGGCCGCAGCATCAACCGCGTTACCGGCGCCGATTTAATGGACATTGAGGCGCAGTCGAAATCGTTCGAACAGGTTGCGTACTACTTCGGCGGCGAGATGGGCGTACAGTTGCCCGACCACGCAGCCTTCACTGGCGTGCAAGGCGCGACTGCGAACTTCGCGAACGTCTTCGGTGTAACGCCAGTTGCTGGGAGACTATTCAATGATAGCGAGGCCACGCACTCTGCGCTGATCAACGCCAACTTTGCGCGCGACAACTTCGGCAGCGTGGAAGCCGCCGTCGGCAAGTCGCTCAGCGTCGAAGGCACGACCTACGACATCGTCGGCGTGTTGCCCGGTGAGTTCAGCTTCCCCAAGGGCACCCAGGTCTGGATGGGCGTATCGGACACTCCCGAAGCTGAGTGGTCACATCGCACTTCTTATAACTTCCGTTCCGTCGCGAAGGTTAAGGCTGGCGTTTCGATGACGGCCGCGCAGTCGGAACTGAACACCATTGGCGATCGCCTCCGCATCGCGTATCCGGCTGACAACAAGAACAAAGCGTTCCTCGCGGTTTCGCTACAAGAACAGTTGGTCGGCAAAGTACGCCCCATGTTTCTGCTGCTCGTCGGTGCCGTTGCATTGATCCTGCTCATCGCCTGTGTGAACGTCGCGCATTTGCAGTTGGCGCGGGCCACCACCCGAACCAAAGAAGTCGCATTGCGTAGCGCGCTCGGCGCCTCGCGCACGCGGGTGGTGCGCCAAGTGTTTCTCGAAAGCCTGGTGCTCGCGTTCCTCGGAGCAGGTGTCGGCCTACTGATTGCCGTTCCGCTCCTTCGCAGCTTCCTGCGCCTCGCGCCGACGGACATCCCGCGCCTCAACGAAGTCCACATCAGCGCGCCGGCAATCGCATTGATCGCTGTGGTCAGCGTGATTGCGACGCTGCTCTCCGGCGTTGCACCCGCATGGCAGTCGCTGCGGCTGAACGTCAACGAATCGTTGAAACAGGACACCTCGCGCGGCATGGTAGGCCGCGGCGTCTCGAAGCTTCGTAACGTACTGGTCGTCGCGGAGATCGCGTTGACCTTCGTTCTTGCCGCTGGCGCAGGCTTGCTGGTGCGCACCATGATCAAGCTCAACGCGACCGATCCCGGCTATCGCAGCGACCATCTGCTCGTAATGTATGTGCACGCTCCGGCGAAAGGTTTGCTGGAGAATTTGCAGCGCACGCAGCAGATGGAAACGCTCTTCGATCAGCTGCGCGCCGTTCCCGGCGTAACGGCGGTCGCCGGTGTGATGGGCCTGCCCGCCGGCCAATACGGTTCCAACGGTGGCTACCAGATCAGCGGCCAGACGCTGCCTGCCTCACTTGACGACCTGCCGCAGGCAAACTGGGCGTTGAGCAGTCCACAGTATTTCTCGACCATGGGCATTCCTTTGCTGCGCGGACGCGACTTCCAGAAGAGTGATACGCACGATTCGGAACCCGTCGCGATCATCAGCGATGCGATGGCGAAACAGAGTTTTGGCAACAGCGATCCCATCGGCAGGCAGCTCCGTTGCGGGCTCGATGAAGAGAGCGGGAAGTGGATGACCATCGTCGGCGTTGTCGGCGATGTTCGCCAGGATTCACCCGCTTCCACTCCGCGTGCCACCTTATATCTGCCGCTGAAGCAGCACCCCTTCCGCGCGAACGAGTTGCAAGTCGTGATGCACACCGAACTGCCGCCGCTCACGCTGATGGAGACGGCGCGCAAGATGGTGCAGGGCATGGATCCGCGCATCGCTACGAAGTTCACCACCATGGATTCCATGCTGGCAGAATCCACCGCCACGCCGCGCTTCCGTAGCTGGCTCGTCGGCGGGTTCGCAAGCCTAGGCTTAATTCTGGCGATGCTCGGCATCTACGGCGTGATGGCGTATACCGTGGCGCAGCGCACCTTCGAAGTCGGCGTGCGCATGACTTTCGGCGCGCAACCCGGCGACATCCTCGGCATGGTGCTCGGCCGTGCGATGCGCCTCACAGTCATTGGTGTAGTAGTCGGTCTGGTGCTTGCCGCCGCTTCATCGCGGCTCATTGCGAGCATGTTGTTCGGGGTCCCCGCAGAAGATCCGGTTTCATTTGGCGTGGCGTGCGGTTTATTGGCGCTGGTGGCGTTGGCCGCGGCGTACTTCCCAGCGCGCCGGGCAGCATCGGTGAATCCTCTTACGGCAATTCGGTACGAGTGA
- a CDS encoding ABC transporter permease, translating to MTTLMQDVRYAFRQLYKKPGFSFTAVFTIALAIGVATAVFSVLYAILIRPLPFDQPDKIFFLQGYSPQGYTQPAAYPEYLHWRRNTQSFSALAGYSRGSANFETNGGPVPITSVSTTDNFFQVFGVNPILGRTFADGEDQPGKNDVVVLSYESWQQDFGGRQDVTGATAKIDGRPYSIIGVMPAGFRYPISAAHAVYLPLHIPKDLAESKGSHWMPMVARLKNGVTSKQAEDDMGRAMESYAVENPDAKGRRMNIEGIAAHVVGDTGAPLKVLLFAVLAVLGIGCANFAGLLLARGVKREREVAVRSAIGATRTRLVRQMLTETVMLAIAGTLGGVLLAFLLLSGITKLLIAALARGADVQINIPVLVASLAVAIITALVAGVVPALRLSSIAPSLALKAGGSAGSARGQHHLRAVFIVTQIALALVLLVTSGLLMRTLAGLRSTDLGFTTNNMIATELDLSRGAYENRDVVTEFYNPLMEKVQAIPGVKAAGMIQIIPIQNWGWNSDVQIVGKPPAPKGQEQLAEYRVVTPGYYSAMGIRLLRGRLIDPKLDNRNTKPVTVVNEAFVKKFFAPGEDPVGQHLSDDDKTEIVGVVSDVRQNIYAPPLAEMDYAVSQVSAKNAFGYLSSMQLVVRTSMDPAGMMGSLRNALHEVDPGVPSRTPETMKDVIAEVLIFERLENWLFGTFAALAILLSIVGLYGLISHEVDLSIRDIGVRMALGATRAQVLAGVYKRVGLLLAIGVAGGLIMTMAVQKILSALVVLHLGKDAVTIVSLAAGLALFGLLAALLPARRAASTEPMTALRYE from the coding sequence ATGACGACATTGATGCAGGACGTTCGATACGCCTTCCGCCAGCTTTACAAGAAGCCCGGCTTTTCGTTTACAGCGGTCTTCACTATCGCCCTCGCGATTGGCGTCGCGACCGCCGTCTTCAGTGTCCTGTACGCGATCCTCATCCGTCCGCTGCCCTTCGATCAGCCCGACAAGATTTTCTTCCTGCAAGGCTATTCGCCGCAGGGATACACCCAGCCCGCCGCCTACCCCGAGTACCTGCACTGGCGCCGCAACACCCAGAGTTTCAGCGCCCTCGCCGGCTATTCGCGCGGCTCTGCGAATTTTGAAACCAACGGCGGTCCGGTACCGATCACCAGCGTCAGCACCACCGACAACTTCTTCCAAGTCTTCGGCGTGAATCCGATCCTCGGACGCACCTTCGCCGATGGCGAAGACCAGCCCGGCAAGAACGATGTCGTCGTGCTCAGCTATGAATCCTGGCAGCAGGACTTCGGCGGCCGCCAGGACGTTACCGGCGCGACCGCGAAAATTGATGGCCGACCGTACTCCATCATTGGCGTAATGCCCGCTGGCTTCCGCTATCCGATCAGCGCTGCTCACGCCGTGTACTTGCCACTGCACATCCCCAAAGACCTTGCCGAATCCAAAGGCTCGCACTGGATGCCCATGGTTGCGCGCTTGAAGAATGGCGTTACCTCGAAGCAGGCGGAAGACGACATGGGCCGTGCTATGGAATCCTATGCCGTGGAGAATCCCGACGCCAAGGGCCGTCGCATGAACATCGAAGGCATCGCCGCGCACGTAGTCGGCGATACCGGCGCTCCTCTCAAGGTCCTGCTCTTCGCGGTTCTCGCGGTGCTCGGCATCGGCTGCGCCAACTTCGCCGGACTCTTGCTTGCTCGCGGTGTGAAGCGCGAACGTGAAGTTGCTGTGCGCTCCGCCATCGGCGCGACCCGCACTCGCCTTGTCCGCCAAATGCTCACCGAGACCGTGATGCTCGCGATCGCCGGCACTCTGGGCGGAGTCCTGCTGGCCTTCCTCCTGCTCTCCGGAATCACCAAGCTCCTCATTGCCGCTCTCGCTCGCGGCGCCGACGTTCAGATCAACATCCCCGTTCTGGTCGCCTCGCTCGCGGTTGCGATCATCACCGCACTCGTCGCCGGTGTGGTTCCTGCGCTTCGTCTGTCGAGCATTGCCCCGTCGTTGGCGCTCAAAGCCGGTGGCAGTGCAGGCTCTGCCCGCGGACAGCATCATCTCCGTGCGGTCTTCATCGTTACCCAGATCGCACTCGCGCTCGTCCTTCTCGTTACCTCCGGCCTGCTCATGCGCACGCTCGCCGGCCTGCGCAGCACCGACCTCGGCTTCACCACCAACAACATGATCGCCACCGAACTCGATCTTTCGCGCGGCGCCTACGAAAATCGCGACGTCGTCACCGAGTTCTACAACCCGCTGATGGAAAAAGTTCAGGCGATCCCCGGCGTCAAAGCCGCCGGCATGATCCAGATCATCCCCATCCAGAACTGGGGATGGAACAGCGATGTCCAAATCGTCGGCAAGCCTCCCGCGCCCAAAGGCCAGGAGCAACTCGCCGAGTACCGTGTCGTGACCCCCGGCTATTACAGCGCCATGGGCATCCGCCTCTTGCGCGGCCGCCTCATCGATCCCAAGCTCGATAATCGCAACACAAAGCCGGTGACGGTCGTGAACGAAGCCTTCGTGAAGAAGTTTTTCGCGCCCGGAGAAGATCCAGTCGGCCAGCATCTCTCCGACGACGACAAGACCGAAATCGTCGGCGTCGTCAGCGACGTTCGTCAGAACATCTACGCCCCGCCGCTCGCCGAGATGGACTACGCTGTCTCACAAGTTTCTGCGAAGAACGCCTTCGGGTATCTCTCCAGCATGCAACTCGTAGTGCGCACTTCCATGGATCCCGCGGGCATGATGGGCAGTCTGCGCAATGCACTTCACGAAGTTGATCCCGGCGTTCCTTCCCGTACTCCGGAAACGATGAAAGACGTCATCGCAGAAGTGCTCATCTTCGAGCGCCTGGAAAACTGGCTCTTCGGTACTTTCGCCGCGCTCGCGATCCTTTTGTCGATCGTCGGTCTTTATGGGCTCATCAGCCACGAAGTGGATCTCTCCATTCGCGACATCGGTGTGCGCATGGCATTAGGCGCTACGCGCGCACAAGTTCTCGCGGGCGTTTACAAACGCGTCGGCCTCTTGCTCGCTATTGGAGTTGCCGGTGGACTCATCATGACCATGGCCGTGCAGAAAATTTTGTCGGCGCTGGTGGTCCTGCATCTCGGCAAGGATGCGGTCACCATCGTCTCTCTTGCAGCAGGATTAGCATTGTTCGGATTACTGGCAGCACTGCTGCCTGCGCGGCGAGCGGCTTCTACCGAGCCGATGACCGCGCTTCGTTACGAATAG
- a CDS encoding ABC transporter ATP-binding protein → MIQLKNVERSYKTGAGQTWVLRRIGLDIQPGEFITIMGPSGAGKSSLLNALALLDDQWAGEYWFKGEAVHDMKRKQRADIAKKHIGMVFQSYHLLDDLTVQENIDLPLSYKDIPKSERQSMVADTLDRFQIVAKKDLYPNQLSGGQQQLVGIARAVIHNPALLLADEPTGNLHSSQAKEIMELFKELNQQGTTIVQVTHSEVNASYGTRTLQMRDGWLVGDTSNPNLQFQGEAATR, encoded by the coding sequence ATGATTCAACTGAAAAATGTCGAACGCAGTTACAAGACCGGAGCCGGGCAGACCTGGGTCCTGCGTCGCATCGGGTTGGATATTCAACCGGGTGAGTTCATCACCATCATGGGGCCATCAGGCGCGGGCAAATCGTCGCTCCTCAACGCACTTGCCTTGCTCGACGACCAATGGGCCGGCGAGTACTGGTTCAAGGGCGAAGCCGTCCACGACATGAAGCGCAAGCAGCGTGCCGACATCGCGAAGAAGCACATCGGCATGGTCTTCCAGAGCTATCACCTTCTCGACGACCTCACCGTGCAGGAGAACATCGATCTGCCGCTCTCCTACAAAGACATCCCAAAGAGCGAGCGCCAGAGCATGGTGGCCGACACCCTCGATCGCTTCCAGATCGTCGCGAAAAAAGACCTCTATCCCAACCAGTTGTCCGGCGGACAACAGCAGTTGGTCGGCATTGCGCGTGCAGTGATTCACAATCCCGCGTTGCTGCTCGCCGACGAACCCACCGGCAACCTGCATTCCAGCCAGGCCAAGGAGATCATGGAGCTGTTCAAGGAACTCAACCAGCAAGGCACGACCATCGTGCAGGTCACGCACTCGGAAGTGAATGCCTCCTATGGCACGCGCACGCTGCAAATGCGCGATGGATGGCTCGTGGGCGACACATCCAACCCGAACCTGCAATTCCAGGGCGAGGCGGCCACCCGATGA
- a CDS encoding TolC family protein, with the protein MNDRFATRLRKTVSLLCVYATFASTTAAMAQNTTAGPNANNVPDAPPAPTAASAFNVQVPHSHNPLGPYTPSHVAAPVLSNSPRLASLIRDGKLYLSLNDSIELALENNLDLAIARYNVPIADTDILRTKAGGSFRGVNTGVVQGTPGGGVGGFGSGAPGAGAGGTSSGAGGAGAGAAGLVQSTLGSGTFVNSFDPQINANIGVEHATSPLSNQTIYGVPSLQLNTTTGNFNYQQAFATGTQISFDFNNNRQITNSPNNNLNPSLNSLYRISLQQPLLAGFGFGPNLRYLRIAKNNKKISDIAFKDQVTATVTQIANIYWDLVGAFEQARVNQQSLDFANQTLDNTRKQLKLEAVPEMDVLRAEAEVSKRAQDLTVANTNLELQASLIKNAITRSLDDPVLEAMPVVPTDRMDTTEPVTPQNLVDLITHALQSRPELLESDIDLENRRISQKATRNALLPSVNLVGFYGSAGLAGLANPAFVGDNPITVPPDWGGSIENAFNGSSPDYYVGVNVNIPIRNRIAKADQFRSELEYRQSELRREQLKKQIRIEVRNAQYAYEQTAARVEAAIKARDLAQRTFETMKKEQDLGAGSIYQTMTAQRDLALASLDLVTAQTIYQKSKVELDRATAQTLEHNGVHIQEAITGVVAANPAEKPAGTEIR; encoded by the coding sequence ATGAATGATCGCTTTGCAACCCGGCTCCGCAAGACCGTCAGTCTCCTGTGTGTTTACGCGACCTTCGCCAGCACCACCGCGGCGATGGCGCAGAACACCACTGCAGGCCCGAACGCGAATAACGTCCCGGATGCACCCCCGGCACCTACCGCCGCGTCGGCCTTCAACGTCCAGGTGCCCCACAGCCATAACCCGCTGGGTCCTTACACGCCAAGCCACGTCGCGGCGCCGGTGCTTTCGAATTCGCCGCGGCTCGCTTCGCTGATTCGCGATGGCAAACTGTACTTATCGCTGAACGATTCCATCGAACTGGCGTTGGAAAATAATCTCGACCTTGCCATTGCGCGCTACAACGTCCCCATTGCCGATACGGATATCCTCCGTACCAAGGCTGGCGGCTCGTTCCGCGGCGTTAATACCGGTGTGGTGCAGGGAACTCCGGGCGGCGGCGTGGGTGGCTTCGGCTCCGGTGCTCCGGGCGCAGGCGCGGGCGGTACGTCTAGCGGCGCAGGTGGCGCGGGCGCTGGTGCGGCTGGTCTCGTGCAATCCACGCTCGGCAGCGGTACGTTCGTCAACAGCTTCGATCCGCAGATCAACGCCAACATCGGCGTCGAACACGCGACGTCGCCTCTTTCCAACCAGACGATCTACGGTGTGCCCAGCCTGCAGTTGAACACCACTACCGGTAACTTCAATTATCAACAGGCGTTCGCCACCGGCACGCAGATTTCTTTCGACTTCAACAACAACCGTCAGATCACGAACAGCCCCAACAACAATCTCAATCCCTCACTGAATTCGCTTTACCGCATTTCTTTACAGCAACCATTGCTCGCCGGTTTCGGCTTTGGCCCGAACCTGCGCTATCTGCGTATTGCAAAGAACAACAAGAAAATTTCCGACATCGCCTTCAAAGATCAGGTCACTGCGACTGTCACGCAGATCGCCAACATCTATTGGGACCTCGTGGGTGCTTTCGAGCAAGCGCGCGTGAATCAACAGTCGCTCGACTTCGCCAACCAGACGCTCGACAACACCCGCAAGCAGTTAAAGCTCGAAGCCGTACCCGAGATGGATGTACTGCGTGCCGAGGCCGAAGTTTCTAAGCGCGCACAAGACTTGACCGTCGCCAATACCAACCTCGAGTTGCAGGCATCGCTCATCAAGAACGCGATCACCCGCTCTCTGGATGATCCGGTTCTCGAAGCTATGCCCGTGGTTCCGACCGATCGCATGGACACCACCGAACCGGTAACGCCGCAAAACTTGGTGGACCTCATTACCCACGCGTTGCAGTCCCGTCCGGAACTTCTCGAGTCGGATATTGACCTCGAGAACCGGCGCATCAGCCAGAAAGCCACGCGGAATGCGCTGTTGCCGTCTGTGAACCTCGTCGGCTTCTACGGCAGTGCTGGTCTCGCCGGTCTCGCGAACCCGGCCTTCGTAGGCGACAACCCGATTACCGTCCCGCCGGATTGGGGTGGATCAATTGAGAATGCGTTCAACGGTTCATCGCCGGATTACTACGTCGGCGTCAACGTGAACATCCCTATTCGCAACCGCATCGCCAAGGCTGACCAGTTCCGTTCCGAGTTGGAATACCGACAGTCGGAGTTGCGGCGGGAGCAATTGAAAAAGCAGATCCGCATCGAAGTCCGCAACGCCCAGTATGCCTATGAACAGACGGCCGCCCGTGTGGAAGCCGCGATCAAGGCCCGCGACCTGGCGCAACGCACCTTCGAAACCATGAAGAAAGAGCAGGACCTGGGTGCCGGTTCGATCTACCAGACTATGACTGCGCAACGCGACTTGGCGTTGGCATCACTCGATTTGGTGACCGCGCAGACCATCTACCAGAAATCGAAAGTCGAACTTGATCGTGCGACGGCCCAGACTTTAGAACATAATGGCGTCCACATCCAGGAGGCGATCACCGGCGTGGTCGCCGCGAACCCTGCCGAGAAACCGGCAGGAACGGAGATTAGATGA
- a CDS encoding sigma-54-dependent transcriptional regulator, producing the protein MTQSATTGNPKLITTPARSERAARILAADDQEHILDALKILLRPEGYEVDTAKSPVMVRELLNSNSYDALLIDLNYTRDTTSGREGLDLLSEIVAQDSTVPVIVMTAWGSIDVAVEAMRRGARDFIQKPWENERLLTILRTQVELYRTLQRAERLQAENQLLRATGLPQLIATAPSMQPVLDSIARIGPSDANVLITGEHGTGKEVVAQTLHGISQRASKTLVAVNTGALPDTLFESELFGHVKGAFTDARTDRIGRFELADGGTIFLDEIGNVPVRQQAKLLRVLETGEIERVGSSKSRRVNVRVISATNTDLRAASAQGQFREDLLFRLNTVEIHIPPLRERREDIAALALHFLKRYAERYRRPVQGLEKSTLQALMQYSWPGNVRELDHTMERAVLMARGNELAPADLGLVQQKQQSSPNLEELSIESVESILIRKALQRYHGNVSQAAEALGLSRGALYRRMEKYGL; encoded by the coding sequence ATGACCCAGAGTGCCACCACAGGGAACCCAAAACTAATAACAACGCCCGCGCGCTCCGAGCGCGCGGCCCGCATTTTGGCGGCGGATGACCAGGAACACATTCTCGACGCACTCAAGATCCTCCTGCGCCCCGAAGGCTACGAGGTAGACACCGCGAAGTCCCCGGTGATGGTGCGCGAGTTGCTCAATAGTAACTCGTACGACGCGCTGCTCATCGACCTCAATTACACCCGCGATACGACGTCGGGCCGCGAAGGCCTCGACTTGCTCTCCGAAATCGTCGCACAGGACAGCACCGTGCCTGTGATCGTGATGACCGCATGGGGCAGCATTGATGTCGCCGTCGAAGCCATGCGCCGGGGCGCACGCGACTTCATCCAGAAGCCTTGGGAAAACGAGCGGCTCCTGACGATTCTCCGTACCCAGGTCGAACTGTACCGAACCCTGCAGCGCGCCGAGCGGTTGCAGGCAGAGAACCAGTTGCTCCGCGCGACGGGCCTGCCGCAACTCATCGCGACGGCGCCATCGATGCAGCCAGTGCTCGATTCCATCGCCCGCATCGGTCCCTCCGACGCCAACGTTCTCATCACCGGCGAACACGGCACCGGTAAAGAAGTCGTCGCACAGACACTGCACGGCATCTCGCAGCGAGCTTCGAAGACACTCGTAGCCGTGAACACCGGCGCGTTGCCCGACACGCTCTTCGAAAGCGAACTTTTCGGCCACGTCAAAGGCGCTTTCACCGATGCCCGCACCGACCGCATCGGACGCTTCGAATTAGCTGACGGGGGCACCATCTTCCTGGACGAAATCGGCAACGTTCCTGTCCGCCAGCAGGCAAAACTTCTCCGGGTACTCGAAACCGGCGAGATCGAACGCGTTGGCTCCTCGAAGAGCCGCCGCGTCAATGTGCGCGTAATCTCCGCCACCAACACAGATCTTCGAGCAGCCTCGGCGCAAGGACAGTTCCGCGAGGATCTTCTTTTCCGCCTCAACACCGTCGAGATCCACATTCCACCTCTGCGCGAGCGTCGTGAGGACATCGCCGCACTTGCGCTGCACTTCCTCAAACGCTATGCCGAACGTTATCGCCGGCCGGTGCAGGGCTTGGAGAAGAGCACGCTGCAGGCGCTCATGCAATACAGTTGGCCCGGCAATGTCCGCGAACTGGATCACACCATGGAGCGCGCCGTGCTCATGGCGCGCGGTAACGAGCTTGCTCCGGCAGATCTCGGACTGGTGCAGCAGAAGCAGCAGAGCAGCCCGAATTTGGAAGAATTGAGCATCGAGTCGGTGGAGAGTATTCTCATCCGCAAAGCTCTCCAGCGTTACCACGGCAACGTCAGCCAGGCCGCCGAAGCGCTGGGCTTGAGCCGTGGGGCTCTCTATCGCCGAATGGAGAAATATGGTCTCTGA
- a CDS encoding sensor histidine kinase produces the protein MVSDDPPERTMGFAAGSGQHSERAKAAIANTRSADEAPSRTAAPFRTKRSRIRYERRVLLLAFLVALPSMIVSVILVLIQKWTIDAKIALLAGESIAWLLLVLAQHEQIVRPLQTLTNVVAALREEDYSFRARGAAMDDALGELAIEVNALADVLTIQKTSAIEATALLSRIVEEIDAPLFAFDPEHKLKLVNSAGERLLQQPATKLLGSTATELNLQVAFEAESESLVPLPYSPNSRWMVRRSSFRQDGVPHTLIVLSDVSRALREEERSAWQKLIRVLGHELNNSLAPIKSIAGSLNSRLKRTSLSDEEREDFEKGLSIVEGRAESLNRFLQAYRQLATMPPPKLKLVSMKSLVERVAGLETRVVVEVRNNPDVHLQADPDQLEQMMINLVKNAVEASKEMQQPETPEPPEVIVGWDAEPAAIILKVEDNGPGIMNPSNAFVPFYTTKQGGSGIGLVLSRQIAEAHGGRLELINREGTRGCMARVTLPRGRD, from the coding sequence ATGGTCTCTGACGACCCGCCGGAGCGGACCATGGGGTTCGCCGCGGGCAGCGGCCAGCACTCGGAACGCGCCAAGGCCGCGATCGCTAACACCCGCTCGGCGGACGAGGCCCCATCGCGAACCGCCGCGCCCTTCCGCACCAAGCGCTCGCGCATTCGCTACGAAAGGCGCGTGCTGCTGCTGGCCTTCCTCGTTGCGCTGCCCAGCATGATCGTCAGCGTCATTCTTGTTCTCATTCAGAAATGGACGATTGACGCCAAAATCGCGCTGCTCGCCGGCGAGAGCATCGCGTGGCTCCTGCTCGTTCTCGCCCAGCATGAGCAGATTGTGCGTCCGTTGCAAACCTTGACCAATGTGGTCGCCGCACTCCGCGAAGAGGACTACTCGTTCCGTGCTCGCGGCGCCGCCATGGACGACGCGCTCGGCGAACTAGCCATCGAAGTCAATGCCCTCGCCGACGTGCTCACCATCCAGAAGACCAGCGCGATCGAAGCCACCGCACTGCTGTCGCGCATTGTCGAAGAAATTGACGCACCGCTCTTTGCCTTCGATCCCGAACACAAACTTAAGCTCGTAAATTCCGCTGGCGAGCGCCTCCTGCAGCAGCCCGCCACAAAACTTCTCGGATCCACTGCCACCGAACTAAACCTGCAAGTGGCCTTTGAGGCCGAAAGCGAATCGCTCGTTCCATTGCCCTACAGCCCGAACTCGCGCTGGATGGTGCGCCGCAGCAGCTTCCGCCAGGATGGCGTTCCGCACACGCTGATCGTTCTCTCTGACGTTAGCCGCGCCCTCCGCGAAGAAGAGCGGAGTGCCTGGCAGAAACTCATTCGTGTGCTCGGCCACGAACTCAACAACTCGCTCGCACCCATCAAGTCCATCGCCGGCAGCCTGAACTCACGCTTGAAGCGCACGTCCCTCAGCGACGAAGAACGCGAAGACTTCGAAAAGGGCCTCTCCATCGTCGAAGGCCGCGCCGAGTCGCTAAACCGCTTCCTTCAGGCCTATCGCCAGTTGGCGACCATGCCCCCGCCGAAGCTCAAGCTTGTCTCCATGAAGTCGCTGGTGGAACGCGTCGCCGGGCTCGAAACCCGCGTCGTCGTCGAGGTGCGTAATAATCCCGACGTTCATTTGCAGGCCGATCCCGACCAGCTCGAGCAGATGATGATCAACCTGGTCAAGAACGCCGTAGAAGCCTCCAAAGAAATGCAGCAGCCTGAAACTCCGGAACCGCCGGAAGTCATCGTTGGCTGGGATGCCGAGCCCGCGGCCATCATCCTCAAAGTCGAAGACAACGGCCCCGGCATCATGAACCCGAGCAATGCCTTCGTTCCGTTCTATACGACGAAGCAGGGAGGCAGCGGCATCGGCCTCGTTCTTTCACGCCAGATCGCCGAAGCCCACGGCGGCCGCCTAGAGTTGATCAACCGCGAAGGCACCCGCGGCTGCATGGCGCGCGTCACCCTCCCCCGCGGACGCGATTAG